A segment of the Nitrospirota bacterium genome:
AAGAGAATCTCCACCAAGAACCATATCAAACATCTCTCTTATAGCAAGTTCCTCAAGTATCTTCTCTGAAAATTTTATCTGTTTGTTTGTAACTACGGCCATCTTCTTATTTGATTCTTTAAGATATTTCAAGGTATCCAGAACACCGGGGTAAAGGAATGTCTTAACATTGAGATGGTCCCAGTAGTACTCAATAAATTTCCCTCTCGCAGTACGTATACCCTCCTCTCCTTCATCAGGCATCAGCCTTTGAAGAAGAACCTTAACGCCCCATCCTATATTCTCTTTTATTACCTCAACATCCCTCTCTTTATATCCCATAAAGGCGAGTGACTTGTTTGCCGCCCATGCAATATCATCACTCGAATCAATAAGAGTCCCGTCAAGGTCAAAAATCACAAGATCAACATTCATCATCTTCTTATAAAGCCCCCCTCATAATCATCATTTAGATAAAAAATGTAGAAAATATTATATCACACCTTAATTTTCACTGTATATCCATACTTTAGTGTGATTTTATTAACACCTTATGAGCATTTCTCACCCTTGTAAATGTGTTAAAAATCATACTTTCAGGCTATTTACTAACCTAATAAGATATGCTAATTAATTAGGCATTTAACCCGCCCCAAAATTATTAAACAGTTTTAGAACAGGAGAGGAGGATTTAACAATGGCAAAAGGATTCTGGAAGTCGGGACACCCCCCAACATTATTAATAGCATTTCTGTACTTTGACATGAGCTTCATGGTATGGATGATAAATGCCGCAATGGCCCCATTCATCAGTCAGGCATTAAATCTGACGTCAGGCCAGAAGGGATTAATGCTTTCAATTCCGGTCTTTGCAGGAGCATTTCTGAGGATACCACTCGGATTAGTTGCTGAAATGGTCGGTAGAAAGACCGCGGCCCTTATCGGCATGGGGATGACTATCCTCGCTATGCTTTATGGTTTTTTCTTTGTAAGTAGTTATACAGAGGTGCTGATAATGGGAGGCCTGCTTGGTGTTGCCGGAGCAAGTTTTGCAGTTGCACTTCCTCTCGGTTCCGGATGGTTCCCGCCTCAGTATCAGGGGCTGGCAATGGGCATCGCAGGCGCCGGAAACAGCGGTACTATATTTGCCGGATTGCTTGCACCACCGCTTGCAAAGATTTACGGTTGGAACATGGTATACGGTTTCTTTACCATTCCAATAATAATTGTTATGGCCTTAATGTGGATTCTTGC
Coding sequences within it:
- a CDS encoding HAD-IA family hydrolase, giving the protein MMNVDLVIFDLDGTLIDSSDDIAWAANKSLAFMGYKERDVEVIKENIGWGVKVLLQRLMPDEGEEGIRTARGKFIEYYWDHLNVKTFLYPGVLDTLKYLKESNKKMAVVTNKQIKFSEKILEELAIREMFDMVLGGDSLANRKPHPEPLENVISTLYAEKEKTVIVGDSPADCEAGKGAGIYTIGVEYGFRHKSDLINAGFDLLIKDIAELKDIIE